The bacterium region CCTGGGCTATCTTGACCCCGGCCTTTCTCAAGGTCTCGATCACCGCAGTCAGGTGGTCGGGACGGCAATCCTCGATGGTCACGCATCCCCCGGTGATGGCGGCGGCGGCCATCAGCGAGCCGGCCTCGATCCGGTCGGGGATCATCCTGAACTGGCAGGGATGCAGTTCCTCAACGCCTTCGATGGTGATCACCGGAGTGCCTGCCCCAATGATCTCAGCCCCCATGCAGTTGAGCATCTCGGCGGTGGAGACCACCTCCGGTTCGCAGGCCGCCGACTCGATCACGGTCCGGCCCTGGGCCAGCACGGCGGCCATCATCACGTTGATGGTGGCTCCTACCGAGACCCCGTGGCTTCCGGCCAGCTGGAACTTGGCGCCCTTGAGCTTTGGCGCCTGGGCCTGAACGTAGCCGTGCACTATGTCGATCTTGGCCCCCAGGGCCTCCATCCCCTTCAGATGAAGGTCCATCGGCCTGGCCCCGATGGCGCAGCCGCCGGGCAGCGAGACCCGGGCCTTGCCGAACCTGGCCAAAAGTGGCCCCAGCACATAGTACGAAGCCCTCATCTGCTTTACGATCTCGTACTCGGCTTCGCACTTCAGCTTTTGGGGAACATCTATCTCCATGGTCCCGCCCGAGAATTCCACCTTGGCCCCCAGCCGCAACAGCAACCTCCGCATGGTCCGGACATCCATCACGTTGGGCACATTGGTCAGCACCGTTTTTCCGCAGGCCAGCAGCGCGGCCGCCAAAGCCGGCAGGGTGGCGTTCTTGGCCCCGGATACTTTGACGGTTCCCTTGAGCTCGCGTCCGCCGTCTATTACAAACTTATCCATCTTGTCCTTGTGCTCGATTAAGGGGTTAAGCAGGTGGTCAGGCAATGATTGAGATGCCAGAACATACTGCCCGGCGATGTTCGAGAAGTCATATAACTTGCCCGGCAACGTTTGAACATTCAAACGTCATTACAACCCCCTGCCGGACATTTCCAACGTTGCCTTGCAATCAGGCCTTACATCTCCAGCGGGCCTGCGTGCTTCGCCCTATTTCTTGCTCCCGGTCAGCGGTTCGGCCTCGTCGATCAACATGATCGGAATGTCGTCCTTGATATTGTAGCCCAGCTTGCAGCTCCAACATAAAAGCTTTTGTTCCTTGGGCCGGTATTCCAGCTCGCCCTTGCATTTGGGGCAGGCCAGTATTTCCAGTAATTTGGGATCCAGCATATGACCTCCGTTTTTTAGCGGTTAATCTAAAATTATACTAATAAGACAGTTACAAGTCAATAATATTTATCATTTGATCCGCTTCCGGGGAATATACCGTAATAAAGAGATGCCCGCAAATTCCTGTTCCTCAATCAAACTGTATTTTCGGGCCAGCTGGCCCTTGATCAGTTCAACCGAATCCGGATTTTGTACATGGGTAACTATCAACCAAAGTCCGGCCCTGGACCGCTTGAGGGCCTTGATGTCATCCACCCCCTCCACTTCCGTTACTTTGGATGAATCGGGCGCATAATAATAGGACAGGGCCAGCGACATGTCATCGTAATCATTCT contains the following coding sequences:
- a CDS encoding Trm112 family protein, producing MLDPKLLEILACPKCKGELEYRPKEQKLLCWSCKLGYNIKDDIPIMLIDEAEPLTGSKK
- the murA gene encoding UDP-N-acetylglucosamine 1-carboxyvinyltransferase — encoded protein: MDKFVIDGGRELKGTVKVSGAKNATLPALAAALLACGKTVLTNVPNVMDVRTMRRLLLRLGAKVEFSGGTMEIDVPQKLKCEAEYEIVKQMRASYYVLGPLLARFGKARVSLPGGCAIGARPMDLHLKGMEALGAKIDIVHGYVQAQAPKLKGAKFQLAGSHGVSVGATINVMMAAVLAQGRTVIESAACEPEVVSTAEMLNCMGAEIIGAGTPVITIEGVEELHPCQFRMIPDRIEAGSLMAAAAITGGCVTIEDCRPDHLTAVIETLRKAGVKIAQGDEMVTVEARRRLKPMEILVAPYPGFPTDMQPQVMALTTVCSGLSTVTETIFENRFMHVPELQRLGADIKIEGNTAIVRGVPKLTAAPVMGSDLRASAALVIAALAAEGRTEINRIYHLDRGYENWERKLKKLGAKIRRVHVPM